AGCGCCGCCGTGGCCTTCCACGCTCCGCCCAGCGCATAGGCCAGGTCGGCCTCGGCGCCATGGGTGCTGGCGTCGATGTTGCGCGCGGTGTTGTCGTTGCGCGTCAGAATGAAATCGTCGATCTTCGCGATGAAGACCGAGACCGAGGCGCGCCATTTTTCGCCGGTATGGATCACGCCGGCGTCGAGCTGGTTGCTCTTCTCGGGATCGAGAAAGAAATTGTTGTAGGTGCTGCGCTCCCACCAGTCGGCCGGGCGCTCGGCGTGCCCGAGCCCGACGTAATAGAGGCGCGGCGCCGTTTCCCGCTCATAGCGCAGGAACGCCGCCCGGGTGCGGTCGGTGTCGCTGCTGAGCGCGCCCGAGCCGGTGGTTTTTTCGTTGTCCACGTTGAGCCGGTCGAAGCGCAGGCCGCCGACCAGCCGTTGCCGGTCGTCCAGCGCATGTTCGGCCTCGGCGAACACGCCGGTGCCGGCGAAGGTCATGTCCGGCGTGCGCGCCACGGTATTGATGTCGGGGGCGGCCGTCATGCTGCTGGCGGTGCGCAACGTATGCTCGTTTTGCTGGTAATCGAGGCCAACGGTCAGGGAGGTATGGGAAGTCAGCAACAATTCGCCGGCCACGCGCGCGCCCTGCGTCGCGCGGTCCGGATTGCTGATCATGTACATCGCCGCCGTCTTCGGCCGCAGCGAGAAGTTGTCCATCACGTGATCCACGTAGTTGTGGTAGACCTGCGCCTCGAGTTTGCCGAGCAGCGGCGAGATGTTGGATTTCTCCAATTTCATTCCATAACCGGTGCGGTCGAACAGGGTGCCGTCCATGCCGCGGTCGGCATAGCGCGCCTCACCGTCGCTGCGGTCCACCGACAGTTCCACGCGCGTATTTGCGTCCGGCGTCCAGCCGCCGATGAAGCTCGTGCTCCAGCGTGTGTAGGCGGAGTGCACCTCGTTGCCGGCGCCGTCCTCGTAGTCGTTGGCGCTGGTGCGCGTGCCTATCACGCGCGCGAATCCGGCGGGTACGCCACCGGTGACGTCGAGTATTTCATCGTGGCGGTCGAAACTGCCGACCAGCACGCCGCCGAAGGCGCGCATGCCGGATTCCCCGAAGGCGCGCGCGTCGCGCTCGAACAGCGCGGTGCCGGCGAGGTTGCCGCCGCCGTAGAGCACGGTCTGCGGGCCCTTGAGCACGGTGATGCGGTCGTAGGACTCGGGAAACACATAGGCCGTCGGCGGGTCCATGCGCATGCCGCAGCCGCCGAGGATGTACTGGCCGTCCATGAGGACGTTCAGGCGCGAACCGGCCAGCCCGCGCAACACCGGGTCACCATCGGTGCCGCCCTTGCGCACCGCCGAGAAGCCCGGGATGTTTTTCAAATAGTCGGCGCCGTCATGCGCCGGCACCGGCTGGCGTGGAGATTTGGGATCGGTAACGATGGTCAACGGGTCCGAGACCTGCGGCGCTGTGACGATGACTTCATCGAGCAGGGGGTTGTCTTCGGACAGGGCGACGGTGGGCAGGGCGGTCATGAGGGCGAGTATCAGGGCGCGCCGGACAGGTGCTTGCATGCTTGGGTTTCCTTTGTGTCTTGAGTGGTGGTGAAGAGAATCGATTCAGCTTTCGAGGCGAAAAATGATCGGCACGTCGACCCAGGATTCGACCGGCGTGTCGCCGCGCCGTGCGGGAACAAAACGCCAGCGCCGCACGGTTTGCAGGGCGGCGTCATCGAGCACGGCATGGCCGCTGCTGCGCTTGAGCAGCACCTCATGGCTCATGCCGCTGGCGCTGACTTGTACGCTCAAGATCACCCGCCCCTGTGCGCCATGACGGCGCGCAACCAGGGGATAGGGCGGCTTGGGATTGTTCAACGTGGCTACGTCGTAGCGTGATTCGATCAGGGGTTCGCTGCCCGCGATTTCGGCGCTTTCCGGCACGGCCGTGGTCTCGGCATCGGGTTGGCCGGCGCCGGTTTCCGTGAGGTAGGGAATTTCCCGCGCGATGGAATTCGAAATGCTGGCCGATGCGGCTGAAGCTTTCGGCGCCGGATTGGCGGCCGGTTCCGCGAGCAGGGCGACTTCAATCGTTTCGAACATCCCCGGCCGGGGCGCGGAAACGGCGAAGGGCCCGAAGCCGAGCATGGCGCCAATATGTACGGCCACTGACAGGCCAAGGGCCGTCCAGGACGCGGGCGGGAGGTTATGCCGGTAAAACGCGATGCTCATCCGGATGGCAAAGCGAAATAGTCTGTTATTGTCGAGAACCGGAAACTAGAGGGGGCGTGGGCGGCAATCAATATGGCATATTGACGCAGGCCATCAATGGCCTGCGCCCTCCGGGCGCGCTAAAGCGCGCCCAAATTCGCTCCCGGCGAATTTGTGTCGCGCGACAAATTGACACACAGGCCGGACAGGGTTTTTATCGAGACCACAATATAGGAATATGTCCTCGGAATTTATTGCATGAGTGCCGCCGCGTCAGACGTTTCCTCGAACGCCATCAACCTGCGGCGCCTGATCGTGCTGCGCTGCATCGCGCTCGCCGGACAGTTCCTGGCGGTGTGGATCGCGGTAACCTCGCTGCACATGGCGCTGCCGCTGCGGCCGCTGATCGGCATCATCACCGCCCTGGCGCTGTTCAATTTTCTGACCTGGCTGCGCATGCAGCGCCCCTGGCCGGTGGGTGAGGCTGAATTGTTTTTCCATCTGGCGCTGGACGTGGCGGCGCTGACGGCATTGCTTTATTTCAGCGGTGGCTCGACCAACCCCTTCGTGATCCTTTATTTGTTGCCACTGGCGCTGACCGCCGCGGCGCTGCCCGCGGGTTATGCCTGGGCCATGGTGGCGGTGAGCATCACCTGTTATTCCCTGCTGATGTTTTATTACATCCCGCTGCCGCACAGTCACGGCGACCACGATGATTTCGGCCTGCATGTGCTGGGGATGTGGCTCGGCTTCCTGCTGAGCGCGGCGCTGATCGCCTGGTTCGCGGTGCGCATGAGCGAGACGCGCCGTTCGCGCGACCGCCTGCTGGCGCAGATGCGGGAGGATGAATTGCGCAACGAGCGCATCGTGGCGCTCGGCACGCTCGCCGCCGGCGCGGCGCACGAGCTGGGCACGCCGCTGTCCACCATGGCGGTGCTGGCCAAGGACATGGAGGGCGATGCCGCCGCGCCGTCGTCGATGCGCGCCAACCTGCGCGTCCTGCGCGAGCAGGTGGATCGCTGCAAATCCATCCTTTCGTCGCTGTCGGCCTCGGCCGGCGCGTCGCGCGCCGAGGGCGGCCGGCGCGTGCCGCTCGAGGTTTATCTCGCTGAAGTCGTCAATGACTGGCAGCAGATGCGCCGCGGCGTTTCCGTGCGACGTCATTTCGAAGGGCCGCGGCCGTCACCGGAAATCATCGCGGAGCAGACCCTGAGCCAGGCCATCGTGAACATCCTGAACAATGCCGCGGATTCTTCGCCCGACAACGTCGAGATCAAGGCGAACTGGAACGAGCGGGAACTGGTGCTGGAGATCAGTGACCGCGGCGGGGGGTTGACGCCCGAGACCGCGCGCGCCGCCGGCCAGCCGTTTTTCACCACCAAGGCGCCGGGGCAGGGCCTCGGCCTCGGGCTGTTTCTGGCGCATGCCGCCCTGCGCCGTTTCGGCGGGACGGTGCAGATGTATAATCGCGAAGGTGGCGGTGTATGCACGCAGCTCATGCTGCCCCTGGCCAATCTGCGCGTGGACGGTGTCCCATGAATGACGCAAATGCAGCGGACAAACCGAGCCTGCTCCTGGTGGACGATGACGTCACCTTCTGCCAGGTGCTGTCGGCGGCGCTGGAGCGGCGCGGGTTCACGGTGCACGTGGCGCACAGCGTCAGCCAGGGACTCACGGCGGCGGAAGCCGATCCGCCGGAGTATGCGGTGGTCGATCTCAAGATGCCCGGACCGTCGGGTCTGGAGCTGGTTAAAAAACTGAAGGAACTGGATGCGCACACCCGGATCGTGGTGCTGACGGGCTATGCCAGCATCGCCACCGCGGTCGAGGCCATCAAGCTGGGCGCCATTCACTATCTCGCCAAGCCGGCGGACGCCGATGAAATCGTCGCCGCCTTCCAGCGCGACAGCGGCAACGCCACGGTGGCAGTGGAGACCAAACCGCTGCCGCTGTCACGCCTCGAATGGGAACACATCCAGAAGGTGCTGACGGAGTGCGGCGGCAACATTTCCGAAACCGCGCGCCGCCTCGGCATGCACCGGCGCACCTTACAACGCAAGCTCGCCAAGCGGCCGGCACGGGCCTGACCGGCGGAAGTAGAACCTGCCTTAAACAAAGCCGTCATTCCGGCGCAAGCCGCAATCCAGAATATTATTTTTTGATTTAATAATCTGGACCCCGGCTTTCGCCGGGGTGACGAGTTTTTTAACGACCTGCTAGTTCTCCCGCGCCGCACCCAGGCTTTCAAGAATACCCGCCGCTTCGCCGGCAATCTTTTTCCGGCTGAACAGCAACTGCCAGCGGCTGCCGCCAAGCTGGTGCCACAGGAATGCCGAGCGGATGCCGGCGAACAGCGCCGCGCGTACCCTGGCGGCGATCAGCGGGTTACTCAGGTGGCCGTGTTCGCCGTTGACCATGATGCGCGGCGTCAACGTGCTGATGGTCTGGGTGTAGAGTTCCGCGAGTTTTTCCACCAGGCGCGGGTGCAGCGTCTCGCTGTTTTCCGCCGCCTCGAAAAATTTCATCTGTTCGCGGGTGGCCTCGATGCCGCGGCGGACGGCGTCCTGCATCTCCGGGTGCCGGCGCATCTGGCCTTCGAGGTGAATCATGCTGATGACATAGCGGGCGATCTCGACGTCGTTGGCATCGGTGTTGCCGCCGGCCAGCTTGTCGCGCAGCAGCTCCAGACCGGGCCGGACGCCTTGCGCGCCGCCGTACACGGACTCGGTGGTGGGCGCGTCGATGATCAGCAGGCTCTGCACGCTGGCAGCCAGGGTGGACGGCTCGGCGCGGCCTTCGCGCGCCAGTTGCTGCGCCAGCCGCGCGGCCTGGAACAGGCCGGCGAGGGCCAATATGCGGTCGGTATAGGCGGTGCTCATGGGATGCGGTCTGGCAGCAGTCGATGGGACGACCAGTTTAAACGCAAGCGGCGGGAGCGGCCAGAAACGGGATCGATCCGTGCCGCGCGGCGGGTGAAATGCCGGGCTCAGTCTTCCTTCATGCAGGCGCGCTCGACCTCGACGCGCTTCACGCCCGGCACGCCTTCGACGGCGCGCTTGATTTGCGCCACGATGTTTTCGGCGTAGGGGCAGTAGGGCGTGGTCAGCTGGATGTCGAGGTGCACGTAGTCGTCGACGATGTCCATCTCCTGGACAAATCCCAGATCGACAATGTTGTGTCGCAGCTCCGGGTCGATGACCTTCCGGAGTGCATCGTAGACCATGGCTTCGGTAATGCGCGTGACCATCGGGACAACCTCGGTATCAATGCAATGGACCCAGTCTAGCAAATCATGCCGCCGCTGTACCGCATACCCGATGGCCGTTATCAACTTAGGGGAATGTCGCCTGCTTCTGCATCACGTCACAGCCGCAGCGGCTTCACCGGCGCCTCCATCCATTCCTGTGCATGACGCCAGTCAACGCCTGGATCGTCCACGAACAGCTCGATTTCATTGCCGTCCGGATCGCGCAGGTACAGGCTCTGGCTCACGGTGTGGTCGGACATGCCCTCGATGTCATGACCGTGGGCGTGCACGCGGTCGCGCACCCGGCGCAGGTCGTCGAGGCTGTCGCCGACCTTCCAGCCCACGTGATACAGGCCGATGCGCCGGCCTGGCAACGGCCCGGGCGCCGCGCCGACCTCGATCAGCAATAACTCATGATGTGTGGCGCCGCCGGTGAGCATGGCGGCGCGGCCGTTGAAAATCCGTCCGGCGACCTCCAGCCCCACCACGTCGCGGTAGAACGCCGTGGATTTTTCCAGATCGCGTACGTAGAAAACCACATGCCCGAGGGTAACCATGGCTTTATCCTTGGTTGACTATAATAGGGGGCGACGCGGGCCATCATAAACCAGTTCGTGAAATCCCCGCGTCGTCATCGGCAGGCTTGGCGCAACAGGGACTCCGCGAAAGCGGAAACATGAAGGATATGGCGGATAAACCCAGGGTAGGGCTGATACTGGCCGGCGGCGGCGCGCGCGCGGCCTACCAGGTGGGCGTGCTCAAGGCCATCGCCGAACTGCTCCCGCGCGAATCCCCCAATCCGTTCCCGGTCCTGTGCGGCACCTCGGCCGGTGCCATCAATGCCACCACCCTGGCGATTTACGCCACCCGGTTTCACGAAGGCGTGCGGCGCCTCAACCACGTGTGGCGCAATTTCACCGTGCACCAGGTTTTCCGCGCCGACGTGCCCGGCGTATTTGCCAACGGCATGCGCTGGCTGGGTGCCATGATACTGGGCGGGTTGGGCCGGCGTAACCCACGTGCACTGCTCGACCGCGCGCCGCTGCGCCAGCTGCTGCAACGGACCATGCCCTGCGACCGGATTCAACAGTCGATCGACGCGGGCGCGCTGCATGCCCTGAGCGTCACGGCCTCGGGTTACAGTTCGGGACAGTCCGTGACCTTCTTCCAGGGCGTGTCCTCGCTGGCCGCGTGGCGCCGCTCGCGGCGTGTCGGCAGCGCGGCCAACATCACCATCGATCACCTCATGGCGTCTTCGGCCATCCCCTTCATTTTTTCCGCGATCAAGATCAATCGCGAATTTTTCGGCGACGGCTCCATGCGCCAGATCGCGCCCATCAGCCCGGCGCTGCACCTCGGCGCGGAGCGCGTGCTGGTGGTGGGCGTGCGTTATGAAAACCCTTCCGCGGCGCGCGCGGAGTCCGACGAATACCCCTCGCTGGCGCAGATCGCCGGCAATGTCCTGAACAGCATATTCCTGGATAGCCTCGAGGCCGACCTCGAGCGCCTGCAGCGCATCAACAAGACCATCAGCCTGATTTCCGCTGACCAGTTGCGCGAGGGCGGGGTGACGCTGCGCAGCGTCGACGTGCTGGTGATCGCGCCGAGCGCGGACCTGGAAAAAATCGCCGCGCGCCACGCGCACCACCTGCCAAGCTCGATACGCTTCCTGCTGCGCGGCCTCGGCGCCTTCAACCGCAACGGCTCGAACCTGGTGAGTTACCTGCTGTTCGAAAAACCCTTCTGCCGCGAGCTGATCGACCTGGGCTACAAGGACGCCATGCACCGCAAGGAGGAGATCCTGCGGTTCCTGGATATGCCGGGCGCATGACGCGCATTCTCGTCACGCTCGGAATTATTCTGATTGTTGTCGGGCTGGCCTGGCCGTGGCTAGTCAAACTCGGTCTTGGACGTTTGCCGGGGGATATCGTGATCGAGCGGGAGAATTTCCGGTTTTACTTTCCGATTACGACGATGGTTTTGGCCAGTTTAGTTGTGTCATTAATATTCTGGCTATTCCGAAAATAGACTAGTACCAATGAACACAACGGTGAAAGGGGTGTTGCGTTATTTTCTTGCCATAGTGGGAGGCTTAGTTCTTCTGGTTCCGCTCGGCGCCTTGTTTGATCGTATGAATTGGCCCGTTTTTCACGGCTGGGGGCTCA
The DNA window shown above is from Sulfuricaulis limicola and carries:
- a CDS encoding metal-sulfur cluster assembly factor — encoded protein: MVTRITEAMVYDALRKVIDPELRHNIVDLGFVQEMDIVDDYVHLDIQLTTPYCPYAENIVAQIKRAVEGVPGVKRVEVERACMKED
- a CDS encoding DUF2905 domain-containing protein; the protein is MTRILVTLGIILIVVGLAWPWLVKLGLGRLPGDIVIERENFRFYFPITTMVLASLVVSLIFWLFRK
- a CDS encoding TonB-dependent copper receptor; this translates as MQAPVRRALILALMTALPTVALSEDNPLLDEVIVTAPQVSDPLTIVTDPKSPRQPVPAHDGADYLKNIPGFSAVRKGGTDGDPVLRGLAGSRLNVLMDGQYILGGCGMRMDPPTAYVFPESYDRITVLKGPQTVLYGGGNLAGTALFERDARAFGESGMRAFGGVLVGSFDRHDEILDVTGGVPAGFARVIGTRTSANDYEDGAGNEVHSAYTRWSTSFIGGWTPDANTRVELSVDRSDGEARYADRGMDGTLFDRTGYGMKLEKSNISPLLGKLEAQVYHNYVDHVMDNFSLRPKTAAMYMISNPDRATQGARVAGELLLTSHTSLTVGLDYQQNEHTLRTASSMTAAPDINTVARTPDMTFAGTGVFAEAEHALDDRQRLVGGLRFDRLNVDNEKTTGSGALSSDTDRTRAAFLRYERETAPRLYYVGLGHAERPADWWERSTYNNFFLDPEKSNQLDAGVIHTGEKWRASVSVFIAKIDDFILTRNDNTARNIDASTHGAEADLAYALGGAWKATAALAWVRGDNDTDHVPLAQIPPLEGRLGLGYDDRTWSFGVLARAVDNQDRVQVGYGSVVGQDIGPTPGFTVYSLNAGYRPKKGTLISAGIDNLFDMAYAEHISRAGAAVAGYTQTTRVNEPGRNLWLKASIALD
- the hflD gene encoding high frequency lysogenization protein HflD, with amino-acid sequence MSTAYTDRILALAGLFQAARLAQQLAREGRAEPSTLAASVQSLLIIDAPTTESVYGGAQGVRPGLELLRDKLAGGNTDANDVEIARYVISMIHLEGQMRRHPEMQDAVRRGIEATREQMKFFEAAENSETLHPRLVEKLAELYTQTISTLTPRIMVNGEHGHLSNPLIAARVRAALFAGIRSAFLWHQLGGSRWQLLFSRKKIAGEAAGILESLGAAREN
- a CDS encoding VOC family protein, with product MVTLGHVVFYVRDLEKSTAFYRDVVGLEVAGRIFNGRAAMLTGGATHHELLLIEVGAAPGPLPGRRIGLYHVGWKVGDSLDDLRRVRDRVHAHGHDIEGMSDHTVSQSLYLRDPDGNEIELFVDDPGVDWRHAQEWMEAPVKPLRL
- a CDS encoding ATP-binding protein → MSAAASDVSSNAINLRRLIVLRCIALAGQFLAVWIAVTSLHMALPLRPLIGIITALALFNFLTWLRMQRPWPVGEAELFFHLALDVAALTALLYFSGGSTNPFVILYLLPLALTAAALPAGYAWAMVAVSITCYSLLMFYYIPLPHSHGDHDDFGLHVLGMWLGFLLSAALIAWFAVRMSETRRSRDRLLAQMREDELRNERIVALGTLAAGAAHELGTPLSTMAVLAKDMEGDAAAPSSMRANLRVLREQVDRCKSILSSLSASAGASRAEGGRRVPLEVYLAEVVNDWQQMRRGVSVRRHFEGPRPSPEIIAEQTLSQAIVNILNNAADSSPDNVEIKANWNERELVLEISDRGGGLTPETARAAGQPFFTTKAPGQGLGLGLFLAHAALRRFGGTVQMYNREGGGVCTQLMLPLANLRVDGVP
- a CDS encoding response regulator transcription factor, with the protein product MNDANAADKPSLLLVDDDVTFCQVLSAALERRGFTVHVAHSVSQGLTAAEADPPEYAVVDLKMPGPSGLELVKKLKELDAHTRIVVLTGYASIATAVEAIKLGAIHYLAKPADADEIVAAFQRDSGNATVAVETKPLPLSRLEWEHIQKVLTECGGNISETARRLGMHRRTLQRKLAKRPARA
- a CDS encoding energy transducer TonB; the encoded protein is MAVHIGAMLGFGPFAVSAPRPGMFETIEVALLAEPAANPAPKASAASASISNSIAREIPYLTETGAGQPDAETTAVPESAEIAGSEPLIESRYDVATLNNPKPPYPLVARRHGAQGRVILSVQVSASGMSHEVLLKRSSGHAVLDDAALQTVRRWRFVPARRGDTPVESWVDVPIIFRLES
- a CDS encoding patatin-like phospholipase family protein; this translates as MADKPRVGLILAGGGARAAYQVGVLKAIAELLPRESPNPFPVLCGTSAGAINATTLAIYATRFHEGVRRLNHVWRNFTVHQVFRADVPGVFANGMRWLGAMILGGLGRRNPRALLDRAPLRQLLQRTMPCDRIQQSIDAGALHALSVTASGYSSGQSVTFFQGVSSLAAWRRSRRVGSAANITIDHLMASSAIPFIFSAIKINREFFGDGSMRQIAPISPALHLGAERVLVVGVRYENPSAARAESDEYPSLAQIAGNVLNSIFLDSLEADLERLQRINKTISLISADQLREGGVTLRSVDVLVIAPSADLEKIAARHAHHLPSSIRFLLRGLGAFNRNGSNLVSYLLFEKPFCRELIDLGYKDAMHRKEEILRFLDMPGA